The Sulfurospirillum halorespirans DSM 13726 genome has a window encoding:
- a CDS encoding DUF6036 family nucleotidyltransferase: MNTSLEDAVREMMQKISKNIRGTSKKVPVNVYITGGIAIHFHTATRVSKDLDAIIDQNINIPSKLTVLWQNENGEFEELAYDYNYSPTLGLMHEDYDRRAIFKFNIDDKLNVYILDPVDLIISKLSRFGEQDQEDIQRIIQNDLVNKNQLEELANDAIKIASVGRPETFKLHLALTLEMFDEITGNVQ; the protein is encoded by the coding sequence ATGAATACTTCGCTCGAAGATGCCGTAAGAGAAATGATGCAAAAAATTAGTAAAAATATACGGGGAACAAGTAAAAAAGTGCCCGTCAATGTGTATATAACTGGTGGAATTGCAATTCATTTTCATACTGCCACTAGAGTGTCAAAAGATTTGGATGCGATTATTGATCAAAACATCAATATTCCCAGTAAATTAACGGTACTTTGGCAAAATGAAAATGGTGAATTTGAAGAACTGGCATATGATTATAACTACAGCCCAACGCTTGGACTTATGCATGAAGATTATGATAGAAGGGCCATATTCAAGTTTAACATCGATGATAAGCTCAATGTTTATATTTTAGATCCAGTAGATTTAATCATTTCAAAATTATCACGATTTGGAGAGCAAGACCAAGAAGATATCCAAAGAATTATACAAAATGACCTTGTCAATAAAAATCAACTTGAAGAATTAGCTAATGATGCTATCAAAATAGCAAGTGTAGGTAGACCCGAAACCTTTAAATTACATCTTGCGTTGACACTTGAAATGTTTGATGAAATAACCGGAAATGTTCAGTAA
- a CDS encoding metallophosphoesterase family protein, with amino-acid sequence MKLIHFSDTHLGFNDLDVINELGINQREADFYDAFTQVIEQIKAIKPDYIIHTGDLFHRPSPSNRAITFALEQFKIIEALNIPFIMIAGNHSTPRTNLSSPILKIFENFKNVYVSYNQEYKKIEFDDVIFHTLPHMHDETKALSQIELCEANIDTTKRNIMMLHCSVGAHYLMAEFGEWVYPHDKESLFSKVDYVALGHWHGFGKVGKHENVYYAGSTERTSLNDKRNSKGFLEVTLDEALHVNYHEIQIRPIKTYEIDCEDYEHSVESLHVNDTKDALVEVKLTHLTPLQSIDIQTRDIKNLFGEALHVSIKREFKQTNGEATLNDIEALSLEAYFLEHIKEESQPEEFERLKGKIQGLFSAYEEVSDDTL; translated from the coding sequence GTGAAACTGATTCATTTTTCGGACACGCATTTAGGCTTTAACGATTTAGATGTCATCAATGAGCTCGGTATCAACCAACGAGAGGCTGATTTTTACGATGCGTTTACGCAAGTCATTGAGCAAATCAAAGCAATAAAACCTGACTACATCATCCACACAGGCGATCTTTTTCACCGTCCATCTCCTAGTAACCGAGCCATCACCTTTGCTCTTGAACAATTTAAAATCATCGAAGCACTTAATATCCCGTTCATTATGATAGCGGGTAATCACTCCACACCTCGCACTAATTTAAGTTCCCCAATACTCAAGATATTTGAAAACTTTAAAAATGTTTATGTTTCATACAATCAAGAGTATAAAAAGATAGAGTTCGACGATGTCATTTTTCACACCTTACCTCACATGCACGATGAGACAAAAGCACTTTCTCAAATCGAGCTTTGCGAAGCAAATATTGATACAACCAAACGCAACATCATGATGCTTCACTGTTCTGTAGGTGCGCACTATCTGATGGCTGAGTTTGGCGAGTGGGTGTATCCGCACGATAAAGAAAGCCTTTTTTCTAAAGTGGATTATGTCGCTCTTGGGCATTGGCATGGGTTTGGAAAAGTGGGCAAGCATGAAAATGTTTACTATGCAGGCTCAACCGAGCGCACCAGTTTAAACGACAAACGAAACTCCAAAGGGTTTCTTGAAGTTACACTGGATGAGGCTTTACATGTAAACTACCATGAGATACAAATTCGCCCGATTAAAACCTACGAGATTGACTGTGAAGACTACGAGCACTCAGTTGAGTCTTTACATGTAAACGATACAAAAGACGCTCTTGTCGAAGTCAAATTGACTCATCTTACCCCGTTGCAGTCCATCGACATCCAAACACGTGACATCAAAAATCTCTTTGGCGAAGCTTTACATGTAAGCATCAAACGAGAGTTCAAACAAACCAACGGTGAAGCCACACTAAACGACATCGAAGCACTCTCTTTGGAAGCGTATTTTTTAGAACACATCAAAGAAGAGAGTCAGCCTGAAGAGTTTGAGCGACTCAAAGGCAAAATCCAAGGCTTATTTAGTGCCTACGAAGAGGTGAGCGATGATACTCTCTAA
- a CDS encoding AAA family ATPase, translating to MILSKLHLENFKRYTSFDIEFGEGLIGIIGKNGSGKSTLFEAILFALYGELRNKKFKEVIRNASASDKDAVLVELDFEFEGMAYKVTREFRGKALNANAKLYKNGELTTSGAREVTVAITKLTKMSKEAFLHTLFASQKELTSLSTLKNEDRKKMIRKLLGLEKIDFVENELIEKSRELKRDIVASAEFLLGEEELKSKRALIKETTAIKQAFEKEVKTKSTELETTKKQELHVKQELELFVKTKEQKQKLISELSLIKNSITSNLATGAKLTEELKNLETKAKELKSLSTVKKEYEALHVKLKDHENLKNIQLKKEGLEKEQTQLRAQYTKAKADIATLEEQTKPYETLLGQKKENEALHVKIKTELSAKQTEQKQLQNELSAEQRVVSDTQQKIAKIQSLGRESNCPTCTRQLLDEYDNVIASLNDIVQKTQSQKIDKTKEKLDILTKQINELEIQKEQTQKALHVNETALSLIVSKQKDLANAKEHFTKVSEQGKRNKEELDTLSKHAYDEALHVSLQKSFLELKPKYETVLSLETELKREQGVREDLALTCKSAEALHVKAKEKELEVAKTLYDEPKHTAKQSEYDELQKQKEKQYSVISELKEKIAKNEGEVKTLQNALENNDIQLKKVQSKKDDLQDYEKIKLSLSEFKTKLNSKIAPRISQIASQMYATITKGKYQYIEVNNDFDFFIYDEGKCYPIERFSGGEIDLANLVLRIAISKTLSELSGASSVGFLAFDEVFGSQDETRRMEILEAFHTIKEQYRQIFLISHEMEIKEMFERVVEL from the coding sequence ATGATACTCTCTAAACTTCACCTTGAAAACTTCAAACGCTACACCTCCTTTGATATCGAGTTTGGCGAGGGGCTGATCGGCATCATCGGTAAAAATGGCAGTGGCAAATCGACCCTTTTTGAAGCGATACTTTTCGCGCTTTACGGTGAGCTTCGAAATAAAAAATTTAAAGAAGTCATACGAAACGCCAGTGCGAGTGATAAAGATGCTGTTTTGGTTGAGCTTGATTTTGAGTTTGAAGGCATGGCGTACAAAGTCACGCGAGAGTTTCGCGGAAAAGCGCTCAATGCCAATGCTAAACTGTATAAAAATGGCGAGCTTACAACCAGTGGCGCGAGAGAAGTTACCGTGGCAATTACCAAACTCACAAAGATGAGCAAAGAGGCATTTTTGCATACACTTTTCGCTTCTCAAAAAGAACTTACCAGCCTCAGCACGCTTAAAAATGAAGATCGAAAAAAGATGATACGTAAACTTCTTGGGCTTGAAAAGATAGACTTTGTGGAAAATGAACTCATCGAAAAAAGCAGGGAACTCAAACGTGACATCGTCGCAAGTGCCGAGTTTTTATTAGGCGAAGAAGAACTAAAGAGCAAAAGAGCTCTTATAAAAGAGACTACCGCCATAAAGCAAGCGTTTGAAAAAGAGGTCAAAACCAAATCCACGGAACTAGAAACTACCAAAAAACAAGAGTTACATGTAAAGCAAGAACTCGAACTCTTTGTCAAAACAAAAGAGCAAAAACAAAAGCTCATCAGCGAACTCTCCCTCATCAAAAACTCTATAACTTCAAACTTAGCCACTGGGGCCAAACTCACCGAAGAGCTCAAAAACCTAGAAACAAAAGCCAAAGAACTTAAAAGTTTAAGCACCGTTAAAAAAGAGTACGAAGCCTTACATGTAAAGCTCAAAGACCACGAAAATCTCAAAAATATACAGCTCAAAAAAGAGGGCTTGGAAAAAGAGCAAACCCAGTTGCGTGCCCAGTACACCAAAGCCAAAGCAGACATCGCAACTTTGGAAGAGCAAACCAAACCGTATGAGACACTTTTAGGGCAAAAAAAAGAAAATGAAGCTTTACATGTAAAGATAAAAACGGAACTTTCTGCGAAGCAAACAGAGCAAAAACAACTCCAAAATGAACTCTCAGCCGAACAGCGAGTTGTATCTGACACACAACAAAAGATAGCCAAGATACAAAGCTTAGGTCGAGAATCAAACTGCCCGACATGTACAAGGCAACTGCTTGATGAGTACGACAATGTCATCGCATCCCTAAACGACATCGTGCAAAAGACGCAAAGCCAAAAGATAGACAAAACCAAAGAAAAACTTGACATCCTCACCAAACAGATAAATGAACTCGAAATTCAAAAAGAGCAAACGCAAAAAGCCTTACATGTAAACGAAACGGCTCTAAGTTTGATAGTAAGCAAGCAAAAAGATTTAGCAAACGCCAAAGAGCATTTTACAAAGGTCAGTGAACAAGGCAAACGCAACAAAGAAGAACTTGACACACTCTCAAAACACGCTTACGATGAAGCTTTACATGTAAGCCTACAAAAAAGCTTTTTGGAGTTAAAACCAAAGTATGAAACCGTTCTAAGTCTTGAAACAGAACTCAAACGAGAGCAGGGCGTGAGAGAGGATCTCGCACTTACATGTAAGAGTGCAGAAGCTTTACATGTAAAGGCTAAAGAGAAAGAATTGGAAGTTGCAAAAACACTGTACGATGAGCCAAAACACACCGCAAAACAAAGCGAATACGACGAACTGCAAAAGCAAAAAGAGAAACAATACAGCGTTATTTCAGAGCTCAAAGAGAAAATAGCCAAAAATGAGGGCGAGGTAAAAACCTTGCAAAACGCTCTGGAAAATAACGACATACAACTTAAAAAAGTACAGAGTAAAAAAGACGATTTGCAAGACTACGAGAAAATCAAACTAAGCCTTAGCGAGTTTAAAACAAAACTCAACTCAAAAATCGCCCCACGCATCTCACAAATCGCCTCGCAGATGTACGCCACCATCACCAAAGGCAAATACCAATACATCGAAGTGAACAACGACTTTGATTTTTTCATTTACGATGAGGGCAAATGCTACCCCATAGAACGCTTCAGCGGCGGCGAGATAGACCTTGCCAACTTAGTGCTTCGCATTGCCATCTCCAAAACACTGAGTGAACTCAGTGGTGCAAGTAGTGTGGGATTTTTAGCATTCGATGAAGTCTTCGGAAGCCAAGACGAAACCAGACGTATGGAAATCCTAGAAGCGTTTCATACCATAAAAGAACAGTACAGACAGATATTTTTAATAAGCCATGAGATGGAGATAAAAGAGATGTTTGAGAGAGTTGTGGAGTTGTAA
- a CDS encoding HNH endonuclease signature motif containing protein: MRKAIPDNIQRKLYAESMGRCMNPSCEKELLLTNGDIAEKAHITPHSDTADNSFENLILLCPNCHTNFDKNSAFTENEVRMWKEERRKQLSQIFAQKFNTFEKLEEAVKPILEENKTIYENYYLKGNPKLWKKFEEKILLNNQRLKLLLSRNRNLFQKHDEEIYSNLATIDQLVQHIDEFYDTREDNEKIRTVLFPEEVNSIFGLEPCHEGMIPSVEALECLIGSLQKDNKFIEITLGIEDPFIVYKERDNFVLLSLSDTPRIRQMYFVHKCFKKVGIRLDSLNFALKYLDNNHISFTIENLENLSNVIVKEKPFKFIYEYCLSKEKLISLAPQKGLIIVNLHNWNSGGCISTEAYQQAEIMDVTLLTLDNFYRYVHNL, encoded by the coding sequence ATGAGAAAAGCTATTCCAGACAATATTCAAAGAAAACTTTATGCAGAGTCAATGGGAAGATGTATGAATCCAAGTTGTGAAAAAGAGTTATTGTTGACTAATGGTGATATAGCAGAAAAGGCTCACATTACTCCCCATAGTGATACTGCAGATAATTCTTTTGAAAATTTAATACTCTTATGTCCAAATTGCCATACGAATTTTGATAAAAACTCAGCTTTTACTGAAAATGAAGTTAGAATGTGGAAAGAGGAGAGACGAAAACAGTTATCACAAATTTTTGCACAAAAGTTTAATACGTTTGAAAAACTTGAGGAAGCTGTTAAACCTATTCTTGAAGAAAATAAAACGATATACGAAAACTATTATTTGAAAGGAAACCCTAAACTATGGAAAAAATTTGAAGAAAAGATATTGCTTAATAATCAAAGATTAAAGCTTCTGCTAAGTAGAAATAGAAATTTATTTCAAAAGCATGATGAGGAAATATATTCAAATTTAGCCACCATAGACCAATTAGTTCAACATATTGATGAGTTTTACGACACCAGAGAAGATAATGAAAAAATAAGAACCGTATTATTTCCTGAAGAAGTTAATTCAATATTTGGATTAGAACCTTGTCATGAAGGTATGATACCTTCCGTAGAAGCATTAGAGTGTTTAATTGGTAGCCTACAAAAAGATAATAAATTTATTGAAATTACCTTAGGTATTGAAGACCCATTTATAGTATACAAAGAACGAGATAACTTTGTTTTGTTGTCATTAAGTGATACTCCAAGAATAAGACAAATGTATTTTGTACATAAATGCTTTAAAAAAGTTGGAATAAGGCTTGACAGTCTCAATTTTGCATTAAAGTATTTAGATAATAACCATATTTCATTTACAATTGAAAATTTAGAAAATTTATCGAATGTAATTGTAAAAGAGAAGCCTTTTAAATTTATTTATGAATATTGTTTAAGTAAAGAAAAACTGATTTCACTAGCACCTCAAAAAGGTTTGATTATAGTCAATTTGCACAATTGGAATAGTGGAGGTTGTATTTCTACTGAAGCATATCAACAAGCAGAAATAATGGATGTAACACTATTGACTTTGGATAATTTTTATAGGTATGTTCATAACCTTTAA
- a CDS encoding nucleotidyltransferase domain-containing protein produces MNRIIYLISKHIDIFELFTEVYIFGSVVKNNKFPNDIDLLLVYRIYSEEIEGKKNMIEQFLKNLFELEIDITILSEKELEQTKFLEKLDSVYERIK; encoded by the coding sequence ATGAATAGAATAATCTATTTAATATCTAAACATATTGATATATTTGAGTTATTTACGGAAGTCTATATCTTTGGTTCTGTAGTTAAAAATAATAAGTTTCCAAATGATATTGATTTATTACTTGTATATAGAATTTATTCTGAAGAGATTGAGGGTAAAAAAAATATGATAGAACAATTTCTAAAAAACTTATTTGAACTAGAGATAGATATTACAATTTTAAGTGAGAAAGAACTAGAACAAACTAAGTTTCTAGAAAAACTTGATTCTGTATATGAGAGGATAAAATAA
- a CDS encoding DUF2779 domain-containing protein — protein sequence MTLSKSLYTRAIQCPKSPWLKKYKPEVLTPPDASAKARFETGNIVGDLACELFPDGREIPFDAHDFKSMARLTQAYLDEGVENIYEATFIYEGIVVMVDIVRQTSLGLELYEVKSSTDVKPIYLHDVSIQLYVLEALGFKVGACHVVHINSGYVREEALELEKLFVVVDVTGEVRELQGAIPARLEAFEAYLDDKIHEPNIDIGKQCNDPYECDAKAYCWKVQRNIPEYSIFNIFNLGSKKQQELYAQNIVAIEDIPEDFAMTPIQWQKVDNWRKQHTFIDHEAIAEFLETLTYPIYHLDFETFQQAMPLWSGVSPYKQIPFQYSLHVEHRDGTLEHKAFLAESGSDPRRALAEKLVEDIPLHVNILTYNMSFEKGVIASLAQLFPDLHVKLMHLHDTIKDLMLPFQKGHYVTPSMQGSYSIKYVLPALVPEMELAYKKLEGIQNGGDAMNAFASLHVKRLEEQMKVREQLLKYCELDTLAMVKVLGKLKEAKAT from the coding sequence GTGACCCTCTCAAAATCCCTCTACACCCGAGCCATTCAATGCCCAAAATCTCCTTGGCTGAAAAAGTATAAGCCAGAGGTTTTAACCCCTCCTGATGCTAGTGCCAAAGCGCGGTTTGAGACGGGTAACATCGTGGGGGATTTGGCGTGTGAATTGTTTCCTGATGGGCGTGAGATTCCTTTTGACGCGCACGATTTTAAAAGCATGGCGAGGTTGACCCAAGCGTATCTTGATGAGGGTGTCGAAAACATCTACGAGGCAACGTTTATTTACGAGGGCATCGTGGTGATGGTGGACATCGTGCGCCAAACATCTCTTGGCTTAGAGCTGTATGAAGTGAAGAGTTCCACCGATGTGAAGCCTATCTATCTGCATGATGTTTCCATTCAGCTGTATGTTTTAGAAGCCCTTGGGTTTAAGGTTGGGGCGTGTCATGTGGTGCATATCAACTCAGGCTATGTGCGAGAAGAAGCGTTGGAGCTTGAAAAGCTTTTTGTGGTGGTCGATGTTACAGGTGAGGTGCGAGAGTTGCAAGGTGCTATTCCCGCAAGACTTGAAGCGTTTGAGGCGTATCTGGACGATAAAATCCATGAGCCAAACATCGATATCGGAAAACAGTGCAATGACCCTTACGAATGCGATGCAAAGGCGTATTGTTGGAAGGTTCAGCGAAATATCCCAGAGTACAGCATCTTTAACATCTTCAATCTTGGCAGTAAAAAACAACAAGAGCTTTATGCACAAAACATCGTGGCGATTGAAGACATACCCGAAGATTTTGCGATGACACCCATCCAATGGCAAAAAGTCGATAACTGGAGAAAGCAACACACGTTCATCGACCATGAAGCGATTGCCGAGTTTTTAGAAACACTCACCTATCCCATCTATCATCTTGACTTTGAGACCTTTCAACAAGCCATGCCTTTGTGGAGCGGTGTCAGCCCTTATAAACAGATACCGTTTCAATACTCTTTACATGTAGAACACCGTGATGGCACTTTAGAGCATAAAGCATTTTTAGCAGAGTCAGGAAGTGACCCAAGACGTGCTTTGGCGGAGAAATTGGTCGAAGACATACCTTTACATGTAAACATTTTGACATACAATATGAGCTTTGAAAAAGGCGTCATCGCCTCACTTGCGCAGCTGTTTCCAGATTTACATGTAAAGCTTATGCACCTACACGACACCATCAAAGATTTGATGCTTCCATTCCAAAAAGGACACTACGTCACCCCAAGTATGCAAGGCAGTTACTCCATCAAATACGTCCTTCCTGCCCTTGTGCCTGAAATGGAATTAGCCTATAAAAAACTTGAGGGCATTCAAAACGGCGGTGATGCTATGAACGCCTTTGCATCTTTACATGTAAAGCGTTTGGAAGAGCAAATGAAAGTACGTGAGCAGTTGTTAAAGTACTGTGAACTCGATACTTTGGCTATGGTGAAGGTGTTGGGGAAATTAAAAGAGGCGAAAGCAACGTAA
- a CDS encoding lactate/malate family dehydrogenase has product MRVGIIGVGGVGVELVNYLLTLGSMSEIVLVNRNKEKAMGEVADFSYVESFTYARNTHLHSGDYVDCAHCDVIVITAGAQLKGNQTRDELLHENATLIREIVHELSTYAPQAIIIMVTNPVDVLTHIAYKEGLYPRERLISAGTLVDTARFMKIVSKKVGIDPKNINGYVLGEHGKGSTLPWSICNICGLDVDTFCELNGLPLLDRAQIYQDVINAGFEIFYKKGNTNHSTAASVFRIIRAIANDEHSVLPLGVYLEGEYGLSDVVLNVPVVVTRKGATKILNYKLLPEELEALHVSAKTMQKMAQEVLTNSSLSVAPRS; this is encoded by the coding sequence ATGCGTGTAGGAATTATTGGTGTGGGCGGTGTTGGGGTTGAATTGGTCAATTATCTTCTCACCTTAGGCAGTATGAGCGAAATTGTCTTGGTCAATCGCAACAAAGAAAAGGCGATGGGCGAAGTGGCGGATTTTTCGTATGTTGAGTCGTTTACCTATGCACGTAACACACATTTGCACAGTGGCGATTATGTGGATTGTGCGCACTGCGATGTCATCGTCATTACCGCAGGAGCGCAACTTAAGGGGAACCAAACACGCGATGAGCTTTTACATGAAAATGCCACGTTAATACGAGAGATTGTGCATGAGCTCTCTACCTACGCGCCGCAAGCGATCATCATCATGGTGACCAATCCTGTGGATGTGCTGACCCACATTGCGTACAAAGAGGGGCTTTACCCTAGGGAGCGACTTATCAGTGCGGGAACGCTGGTGGACACGGCGCGTTTTATGAAGATCGTGAGTAAAAAAGTGGGGATTGACCCTAAAAATATCAACGGGTATGTTTTGGGTGAACATGGCAAGGGAAGCACGCTTCCGTGGAGTATTTGCAATATTTGTGGGCTGGATGTCGATACGTTTTGTGAGCTCAATGGCTTGCCATTGCTTGATCGCGCGCAGATTTACCAAGATGTGATCAATGCTGGATTTGAGATATTTTACAAAAAAGGCAATACCAATCACAGCACCGCCGCAAGCGTTTTTCGCATCATTCGCGCCATCGCCAACGATGAACACTCCGTCCTTCCGCTTGGTGTTTACTTAGAAGGTGAGTACGGACTAAGCGATGTGGTGCTCAATGTTCCCGTTGTCGTGACGCGAAAAGGTGCAACTAAAATCCTCAATTACAAACTGCTTCCCGAAGAGCTTGAAGCATTACATGTAAGCGCGAAAACGATGCAAAAAATGGCGCAAGAGGTGCTTACAAATTCATCGCTTTCAGTTGCGCCTCGCTCATAG